A segment of the Mercurialis annua linkage group LG4, ddMerAnnu1.2, whole genome shotgun sequence genome:
GTGGTAAAATCGTAATTAATAGTGAATTGCTATTGGTTGTTgaattttagcatatgctatagtctatgctaaatttagcacgtgatatagcatatgctaaatttagcacaaactATAGCACTGTATTGGAAATGTATTTTAAgattaaatgttaaattatGGCATTAGCACTTCATTTTACCATTGCATTGATGCtactttttatgctaaatttagcatgaaaaagtgGTAAAATGCTATAGATAGcatagcattttaaattttactccaatgcacaatgttaaaaagaaatgttataattatttattaagataattatctcttaattttattaattgctaattatttaataatttttttaattatatattttaaactaaaatttatgtaatatttttttaatttaataatgattcaaaagatataattaaaagaatcgatgaattatataaaaataaattatttattttttttattatattgatgtatggtctactattaaaaaatcaaatcgatgttgtaaaattaaatagaagcacaaaatttaaaatgaaaaaagtaaaaaaagtaaaaaaagtaggttaaaataataaatgcaaaaaatgaccgtagtaaaattgtaattaataatgaattgctattggttgttgtattttagcatatgctatagtctgtgctaaatttagcacgtgatatagcatatgctaaatttagcacaaactatagcactgcattggagatgtattttaagattaaatgctaaattatggcATTAGCACTTCATTTTAGCATTGCATTGGAGATGCtgtaaatattttagaatatcaAAATGTGTGATACAAAAGGCTCGTGACCACATGCTGACTCGATTATGAAATCATGGATTGAAGCCGAGTCCTTTCAATTACTTTTTCATCAAAGGGCTATtactaaaatcaaaaataaattttagattcATTAATATGATTTCTATGTTAATTTCATATTGTACTAATGAACTCCGGTTCAAGCGGTAAGGAGTGAGCTCCAAAACTCTGGAGGCCTTGGGTTCGAATTCCAtcatggcaaaaaaaaaatggaaaatatgAAAGGCTAGAGATGGAGACTGATACCGACCTAAGAATATccgaactccaagcatcgcctagGAAACGCTATACTCGCCCACTAAGCACCCGAAAGGACCATCGCCCAGATGTGATACAAATATCGCCCATTTCTGTCTTAATCAAGACTCCGCCCGATCGGATATAAAGCTTACCTCGTCCACTTCGTTCCCTTATCTCCACTATCCGGGATAATCGGAGAACGTGCCTTAACCATCATCAGAaatcgtgggacaaacccacgatttaccagatGACAACTGCCATAAACTCACTATAAAAGGAAGCCGCAGAATGTTGAGAAAGGTACGCAGAAAATAGACTTAAACACTTCAACACTCACTTACTCACAAAAAACCCTtattgacttaagcatcggagcgGCTTCCAGGCTAAACCAGCCGGAGGCCCTTTGAGCTTACATTCGTTATTTGTGCAGGAACACAGTACGGGCGACCCTTTCAGATCGACCTGTATCATTTGGTGCGGTGAGCGTGGAACTTATTAGTTTCGTCGTTCCTTATTTTTCAGACTTTGCTTTTCCATAATGGATCCCCCGGGAGATGATATCCCGCCAGCCACCAACAGAGGAGACGGGGAAACAGAACCGCCGGCCCTAAATTTGTTTCCCCCAGGCagtgaagaaggagaaaccagtGATCCTCAGGCGATAAGACAGACGTCACCTCCAATTACCGGAGCGCCGAATGAAGAGCCAATCAGCAGCCAGGCGATGTTCAAAGCTTTCCTGGAGATCACCAGTTTACTCAAAGACATCAAACAGACAGTATCGCTGCAATCGCAAGAGCCCAAATCAACAAAATTATCCGCAGAAAAGTCGACGTCATCCTTAGATAAGGGAAAGGAACCGCTCGGACTAGAAAAGACGCCGGACAACTCTGCCCAGAGACAAAACGCCCCCATAACAATCCCGGACGAGGAACGGTGGATGGAAGAACAACATGCTCCCAAGGAAAGAGAAGAACGTCTGGAGGAAAAAGTACGTCAGGTCATGAGCAGGCTCGGGATAAGATGTGAAGACGTAGATATCTCCCTTCGGAGTGATTCACCCCTTGCAGATTTCATTATCTCTCACGAGTTCCCTGCTAAATTCAAGTATCCTCCAAATTTGGAATCTTATGATGGGACCGGTTGCCCCAAGAGTCATGTGCATAAATTCCAAGCAGTAATCAATGTTCAGACAAACCTGGATCATGTATTGTGCAAACTTTTTCCCACTACCCTGAAAGGTCTGGCACAGGAATGGTACCAAAGCTTGAAGCCGGGCTCGATACAAACATTCAAGCAATTCTCAGGGTTATTTCAGGCCAGATTCGTAGCATGCATCCCTCAAAAGAAGTTGTCCACGGACCTGCTAGCCATCATGCAAAGAGACGGAGAGACACTCAGGAAATATATAGAAAGGTTCAACAAGGAGGCGATGCAGATAGAAGAACTAAGTCAGGAGATCGCCTATACAGCATTGCTCAACGGGACCACTAATTCAGACCTGAGAAAAGAGTTGCTggctaaatcaccaaaatcGTTTACTACGTTGATGATCATCGCACATACACAAATCCGAGTGGATGACGGACAGAGAGAGATAAAGAACCGGCACGGACGGACAGAAGAACGAACATTCTCAGAAAGAAGAAATGGGGATAGATCGCCCATAGGAAAAAGGTTCGGGGAAAAAGGTAGCGACCGTTTCAGAAATAAGAGAAAAACGGACGAGGACAGGCGATACACCCCCCTGAACACAACCAGAACCAATGTATTATTTTGGGTAAAAGACAACCGGGAGAAGGTCAGGTGGCCAAGAAAAATGAATACCTCATCAGCCAACAAGAGGGACAACAACAAATACTGTGAATTCCACAGAGATAACGGTCACACCACCGATGAATGCTGGCACCTGAAGGAAGAAATAGAGAAATTAATAGAAAGAGGCTCCCTTTCCCAATTCGTGAAAAGGGGCGCTGAAACCAGGGAAATGGAAGcagaaagaaaagaagagacCACCAGAAGACCTAGGCCGGACCCAGCAGGCGTGGTCAACGTAATAATGGGCGGATCAACCGGAGGAGACAGCAACACCACAAGAAAGAAAGCGGCTAGGACGGTCTATTCTGTCAGCCTAAGTGCACCAGAAACAAAGAAGTTTGAAGCATATCTTTTTCAGAAGGTGATAGCCATGGCTTATCACTCCCCCACGAAGACGCCCTGGTTGTCAAGGGGCGACTAAACAATTTCGAAGTATCTCGGATGCTCGTAGACACGGGAAGTTCGGTCAACATGATCACGATGGAAGTGTTTGGAAGGATCGGACTAAAGAAGGAAAGTTTGACACGAGTATCCACTCCATTGGTAGGACTCGGAGGCAAATCTGTACAGGTGGAAGGATCATTAGAGATAAGCATCCAACTGGGGGATGGAGAGATCTATAAAGAAGTCCGAGCAGAATTCATGGTAGTCAATATGGACTTCGCCTACAACACAATTCTGGGAAGGCCACTACTACACGACACGTGCGCATCCATTTGCGTGAGGTACTTACTGATGAAAATCCCGACCAGGGAAGGCGATGCGGAAGTCAGAGGATGTCAAAAATCAGCAAGAGAGGCATACTTTACGGCCCTCAAAAAGGTTCACGTAACTTTGCCGGTGTTAACAATGGAACCTCCAGAAAGGACAGAGAAGGCAGAACATTATGGGCGAACTACGAAGATAGAGCTATCCCCAGGAAAAGAGATAGTGGTCGGAGATGAGCTGGAGGAAGGGACCAAGCGGTCTCTGACAGAAAATCTCAGAGCACTGGGAGACTCCTTTGCCTGGACAACAGACGAACTGATCGGAGTAAACCCGGATGTCATATGCCATCGGTTAAACATAGCGGCCGACTCAAAGCTCGTggtacaaaagaaaagaagacaCTCACCCAAAAAACAGCTAGCCATCGCAGAAGAAATCGCCAAGTTGAAGGAAGCAAACGTGATCAAAGATGCTTATTACCCAAAATGGGTGGCCAACGTGGTGATGGTGAAAAAGTCCAACGGCACTTATCGAATGTGTGTAGACTTCACAGATCTAAACAAGGCATGTCCTAAAGACAGTTTCCCATTGCCAAGCATCGATCAATTAGTGGACTCCACGGCGGGCCACGCCCTATATGCGTTCTTGGACGCCAAAGCAGGATACCATCAAATACCCATGGCATCAGAAGACCAGGAAAAAACGGCTTTCGTAACGGACCAGGggttattttgttataaaatgatGCCATTCGGCTTAAAACACGCAGGAGCCACATATCAGCGGTTGGTGAACTTCATATTCAGAGATCAGATTGGAAAacacatggaagtttatgtggatgacatgattATTAAGAGCGTCAGGACTGAAGACCATCCAGCGGATGTGAAGGTAGTCTTAGAAACGCTGAAAAAATACCAATTAAAGCTAAATCCGGAGAAGTGTGTATTTAGAGTACCAGCAGGAAAATTCTTGGGATACATGGTCTCCCAGCGTGGGATTGAAGCCAACCCAGATAAAATTGAAGCAGTCCTGAAAGTGGCACCACCCCGGAGCATACACGAAGTCCAGAAACTCAACGGCCGGATCACGGCCCTAGGTCGATTCATGTCCTGCTCGGCAAAAcgatgcttgcctttcttcaaaaccCTGAAGCAGATCAAGAACTTCACATGGATAGCAAAATGCCAACAGGCGTTCGAGGAATTGAAAAGCTTCCTCTCGTCACCCCCACTTTTGGCGAGACCAGATCCGGGCGAcgtgttatatttatatatctctTGCTCGGACGAAACAATAGCAGGAGTATTGGTATCGGAAAAAGAAGGAGAACAATACCCGATCTACTACATTAGCAAAGTGCTCAGAGATGCAGAGCTAAGATACCCAAAGTTGGAGAAGCTGGCGCTATGTGTATACACCGCCACCATCAAGCTCCGACATTACTTCAAAGGACACCAAGTCATTGTACGGACCGACCAACCATTACGGAAAATCCTCCAGAAGGCAGAGACAAGTGGACGCATAGCAGAATGGGCTGTCAAAATAGGAAGCTTGGGCGTTATCTATGAAGCTCGGAAAGCACTGAAGGCTCAAGCACTAGCCGACTTCTTCGCAGAATTAACATTCAAGGAACCCATGGAGAACAAAACGACTCCCTGGGAGATACACGTCGATGGAGCAGTTTGCGGAGAAGGAGCGGGTATCGGAGTCGTGCTCAAAGGATCGGGGAGAGTCCAAATGGAATACTCAGCAAGACTCGAATTTCCAGCTTCCAACAATGTTGCGGAATATGAGGCGCTGATAACAGGGTTGCAATTGTGCGAGGAACTCAATATCTCCGAAGTCCAGATCTATAGTGATTCACAATTGGTCGTGAACCAAGTCTCAGGGAACTTCGAGGTAAAAGAAGCTACACTGAAGAAATGCGCCAAGCAAGCCAAAACCTTCTTTGCCAATAATGGGCGATCTTGGTCATTACAGCAAATACCTAGAGCAATGAATGGAAGATCAGACGAATTGGCAAAGTGGGCAGCAACAAAGAATTACGGTTCAATGAGAAACATCCCTCATGAAATCAAACGACAGCCTAGCTTCcaagaagaaattgaagaaggCGAAGTACTGATGGTAGAAGGAGAAGAAACCTGGATGACTCCCCTCACAGCATACTTAGCTAATGGAATACTTCCTGAGGATAGAAAGGAAGCCAAAAGAATAGTGATACTATCATCAAAGTTCGGAATATACAATGGCCAGCTGTACAAACGGTCATTCACCCATCCCTGGCTAAGATGTGTGAACAAAGAAGAAGTAGAGTACATCATAAAAGAATTACATGAGGGGACATGCGGAGCACATGATGGAGTATCAACACTGGTCAGGAAAGCCCTGTTATAAGGCTATTATTGGCCCACAATGAAAGAACAAGCTACAACGCTAGTAAGAGGATGCTGGCCTTGCCAGCAACATGCTTTGATACCAAGAAAGCAAGCTTCAGAAATGAAACCGATCGGCAGTGCA
Coding sequences within it:
- the LOC126678355 gene encoding uncharacterized protein LOC126678355; the protein is MDPPGDDIPPATNRGDGETEPPALNLFPPGSEEGETSDPQAIRQTSPPITGAPNEEPISSQAMFKAFLEITSLLKDIKQTVSLQSQEPKSTKLSAEKSTSSLDKGKEPLGLEKTPDNSAQRQNAPITIPDEERWMEEQHAPKEREERLEEKVRQVMSRLGIRCEDVDISLRSDSPLADFIISHEFPAKFKYPPNLESYDGTGCPKSHVHKFQAVINVQTNLDHVLCKLFPTTLKGLAQEWYQSLKPGSIQTFKQFSGLFQARFVACIPQKKLSTDLLAIMQRDGETLRKYIERFNKEAMQIEELSQEIAYTALLNGTTNSDLRKELLAKSPKSFTTLMIIAHTQIRVDDGQREIKNRHGRTEERTFSERRNGDRSPIGKRFGEKGSDRFRNKRKTDEDRRYTPLNTTRTNVLFWVKDNREKVRWPRKMNTSSANKRDNNKYCEFHRDNGHTTDECWHLKEEIEKLIERGSLSQFVKRGAETREMEAERKEETTRRPRPDPAGVVNVIMGGSTGGDSNTTRKKAARTVYSVSLSAPETKKFEAYLFQKVIAMAYHSPTKTPWLSRGD